The following are encoded in a window of Phaseolus vulgaris cultivar G19833 chromosome 3, P. vulgaris v2.0, whole genome shotgun sequence genomic DNA:
- the LOC137806913 gene encoding acyl-CoA-binding domain-containing protein 4 isoform X1, which yields MFGFSRRRMKLGRLKVQLSEANQGTRTPIRHPKRNGNSNGEGDAGSSGHSDEVDCLPSTEISSCASGSSENWMVLSIAGDKPTPRSNHAAAVIGNKMVVVGGESGTGLLDDVQVLNFDRFSWTKASSKLYLSPSSLPLKIPACKGHSLVSWGKKALLIGGKTDPGSDRISVWALDTETECWSLMEAKGDIPVARSGHSVVRAGTVLILFGGEDAKRRKLNDLHMFDLKSFTWLPLHYTGTAPSPRFNHVAALYDDKILYIFGGSSKSRTLNDLYSLDFETMAWSRVKIRGFHPSPRAGCCGVLCGTKWYITGGGSRKKRHGETVIFDIVKNEWSVAITSPPSSISTNKGFSMVLVQHKEKDFLVAFGGSKKEASNQVEVLIMEKNESAVGRQSAPGKCSASVLLEKHSSSARFASQLKDCSQNLVDSVARQNLASAIEHGSGRRSLSESLVVDPNFPPTNTSLRKQFDHDEEYNTDLKMDKNSDESSFPRSGDHRTNENHHGKQMNTCGTKTNIEEQAMLSGIPNQQNLVFENEMPESDNLSFSENNKSASLSSSNVYHYYESKVASLIRKNGILEGQLAASLASKEAAEKSLTSVLKSRQEMERKLADAHKEMELMREKLASLELAQEEANNLSNIVHSDNVRLEHDVAFLKAVLDDTQKELHSTRGVIAGERARAFQLQYEVFHLKQRLQSMENRASTTPRKPFHVQ from the exons ATGTTTGGCTTCTCTCGTCGTCGTATGAAACTTGGCAG attgaaggtgcAGCTTTCTGAGGCCAACCAGGGAACCAGAACTCCCATCAGGCACCCCAAACGAAATGGAAACTCCAAT GGAGAAGGAGATGCAGGGTCTAGTGGCCATTCTGATGAAGTTGATTGCCTGCCTTCGACTGAGATAAGTAGTTGTGCATCAGGTAGCTCAGAGAACTGGATGGTGTTATCTATTGCTGGGGATAAGCCCACTCCTAGATCCAAT CATGCAGCAGCAGTCATTGGGAATAAGATGGTAGTGGTAGGCGGTGAATCTGGGACTGGCTTGTTGGATGATGTACAG GTGCTGAATTTTGATAGATTTTCATGGACCAAGGCATCGTCAAAGCTTTACTTATCACCAAGCAGTCTGCCACTGAAGATTCCAGCATGCAAGGGCCATAGTTTG GTATCCTGGGGCAAAAAGGCACTTCTAATTGGAGGGAAAACAGACCCGGGAAGTGACAGAATTTCAG TATGGGCATTGGATACAGAGACAGAGTGCTGGTCACTGATGGAGGCGAAGGGAGACATACCA GTTGCTCGCAGTGGTCACAGTGTTGTTAGAGCGGGCActgttttaatattatttggTGGTGAGGATGCTAAAAGGAGGAAGCTGAACGATCTGCACATGTTTGATCTCAAGTCCTTTACATGGCTTCCACTTCACTACAC GGGAACAGCACCTTCTCCCAGATTCAACCATGTTGCTGCTCTCTATGATGATAAAATTCTTTATATATTTGGAGGATCATCAAAATCCAGGACCTTAAATGATTTATATTCACTTGACTTTGAAACG ATGGCATGGTCGAGAGTAAAGATACGAGGTTTTCATCCATCACCCAGAGCTGGTTGTTGTGGTGTCCTATGTGGCACTAAATGGTATATTACAGGGGGTGGAAGCAGGAAAAAAA GACATGGAGAGACTGTGATATTTGATATTGTAAAAAATGAATGGTCTGTGGCAATCACTTCGCCTCCATCTTCTATCTCTACAAATAAG GGTTTCAGCATGGTACTTGTGCAGCACAAGGAAAAGGATTTTCTTGTTGCATTTGGGGGATCCAAAAAAGAGGCATCCAATCAG GTAGAAGTGTTGATAATGGAAAAGAACGAATCAGCAGTAGGGAGACAATCAGCTCCCGGTAAATGTTCAGCATCTGTACTACTTGAAAAACATTCATCATCAGCTAGATTTGCCTCCCAACTTAAAGATTGTTCCCAGAATTTAGTTGACTCAGTTGCTAGACAAAATCTGGCTTCTGCAATAGAACATGGTTCTGGCAGGAGATCTCTGTCAGAATCCCTGGTTGTTGACCCCAATTTCCCCCCCACCAACACCTCCCTTCGTAAGCAATTTGATCATGATGAAGAATACAATACTGATCTCAAGATGGACAAGAACTCAGATGAAAGTTCTTTCCCTCGG TCTGGAGATCACAGAACAAATGAAAATCACCATGGCAAACAGATGAACACTTGTGGGACCAAGACCAATATAGAGGAACAGGCAATGTTATCCGGGATTCCAAACCAACAAAACCTAGTATTTGAAAATGAAATGCCAGAAAGTGATAATTTGTCATTTTCTGAAAACAATAAATCAGCATCACTGTCTTCTTCAAATGTCTATCATTACTATGAAAGTAAAGTGGCTTCCCTGATAAGGAAAAATGGAATTTTGGAGGGACAACTGGCAGCTTCCCTGGCAAGCAAAGAAGCTGCCGAGAAAAGCTTGACGTCTGTTCTTAAAAGTAGGCAGGAAATGGAGAGGAAATTGGCAGATGCACATAAGGAGATGGAATTGATGAGAGAGAAGCTGGCCAGTCTAGAGTTGGCCCAGGAGGAGGCCAACAACCTATCAAACATTGTGCATTCTGACAATGTACGGCTTGAGCATGATGTGGCCTTCCTTAAGGCTGTATTAGATGATACTCAGAAG GAGCTGCATTCTACAAGAGGAGTTATTGCCGGGGAAAGAGCAAGGGCATTTCAACTACAG TATGAAGTTTTTCATCTCAAACAGAGATTGCAATCAATGGAAAATCGAGCATCTACTACACCCAGGAAACCGTTTCATGTCCAGTGA
- the LOC137806913 gene encoding acyl-CoA-binding domain-containing protein 4 isoform X2, with the protein MVVVGGESGTGLLDDVQVLNFDRFSWTKASSKLYLSPSSLPLKIPACKGHSLVSWGKKALLIGGKTDPGSDRISVWALDTETECWSLMEAKGDIPVARSGHSVVRAGTVLILFGGEDAKRRKLNDLHMFDLKSFTWLPLHYTGTAPSPRFNHVAALYDDKILYIFGGSSKSRTLNDLYSLDFETMAWSRVKIRGFHPSPRAGCCGVLCGTKWYITGGGSRKKRHGETVIFDIVKNEWSVAITSPPSSISTNKGFSMVLVQHKEKDFLVAFGGSKKEASNQVEVLIMEKNESAVGRQSAPGKCSASVLLEKHSSSARFASQLKDCSQNLVDSVARQNLASAIEHGSGRRSLSESLVVDPNFPPTNTSLRKQFDHDEEYNTDLKMDKNSDESSFPRSGDHRTNENHHGKQMNTCGTKTNIEEQAMLSGIPNQQNLVFENEMPESDNLSFSENNKSASLSSSNVYHYYESKVASLIRKNGILEGQLAASLASKEAAEKSLTSVLKSRQEMERKLADAHKEMELMREKLASLELAQEEANNLSNIVHSDNVRLEHDVAFLKAVLDDTQKELHSTRGVIAGERARAFQLQYEVFHLKQRLQSMENRASTTPRKPFHVQ; encoded by the exons ATGGTAGTGGTAGGCGGTGAATCTGGGACTGGCTTGTTGGATGATGTACAG GTGCTGAATTTTGATAGATTTTCATGGACCAAGGCATCGTCAAAGCTTTACTTATCACCAAGCAGTCTGCCACTGAAGATTCCAGCATGCAAGGGCCATAGTTTG GTATCCTGGGGCAAAAAGGCACTTCTAATTGGAGGGAAAACAGACCCGGGAAGTGACAGAATTTCAG TATGGGCATTGGATACAGAGACAGAGTGCTGGTCACTGATGGAGGCGAAGGGAGACATACCA GTTGCTCGCAGTGGTCACAGTGTTGTTAGAGCGGGCActgttttaatattatttggTGGTGAGGATGCTAAAAGGAGGAAGCTGAACGATCTGCACATGTTTGATCTCAAGTCCTTTACATGGCTTCCACTTCACTACAC GGGAACAGCACCTTCTCCCAGATTCAACCATGTTGCTGCTCTCTATGATGATAAAATTCTTTATATATTTGGAGGATCATCAAAATCCAGGACCTTAAATGATTTATATTCACTTGACTTTGAAACG ATGGCATGGTCGAGAGTAAAGATACGAGGTTTTCATCCATCACCCAGAGCTGGTTGTTGTGGTGTCCTATGTGGCACTAAATGGTATATTACAGGGGGTGGAAGCAGGAAAAAAA GACATGGAGAGACTGTGATATTTGATATTGTAAAAAATGAATGGTCTGTGGCAATCACTTCGCCTCCATCTTCTATCTCTACAAATAAG GGTTTCAGCATGGTACTTGTGCAGCACAAGGAAAAGGATTTTCTTGTTGCATTTGGGGGATCCAAAAAAGAGGCATCCAATCAG GTAGAAGTGTTGATAATGGAAAAGAACGAATCAGCAGTAGGGAGACAATCAGCTCCCGGTAAATGTTCAGCATCTGTACTACTTGAAAAACATTCATCATCAGCTAGATTTGCCTCCCAACTTAAAGATTGTTCCCAGAATTTAGTTGACTCAGTTGCTAGACAAAATCTGGCTTCTGCAATAGAACATGGTTCTGGCAGGAGATCTCTGTCAGAATCCCTGGTTGTTGACCCCAATTTCCCCCCCACCAACACCTCCCTTCGTAAGCAATTTGATCATGATGAAGAATACAATACTGATCTCAAGATGGACAAGAACTCAGATGAAAGTTCTTTCCCTCGG TCTGGAGATCACAGAACAAATGAAAATCACCATGGCAAACAGATGAACACTTGTGGGACCAAGACCAATATAGAGGAACAGGCAATGTTATCCGGGATTCCAAACCAACAAAACCTAGTATTTGAAAATGAAATGCCAGAAAGTGATAATTTGTCATTTTCTGAAAACAATAAATCAGCATCACTGTCTTCTTCAAATGTCTATCATTACTATGAAAGTAAAGTGGCTTCCCTGATAAGGAAAAATGGAATTTTGGAGGGACAACTGGCAGCTTCCCTGGCAAGCAAAGAAGCTGCCGAGAAAAGCTTGACGTCTGTTCTTAAAAGTAGGCAGGAAATGGAGAGGAAATTGGCAGATGCACATAAGGAGATGGAATTGATGAGAGAGAAGCTGGCCAGTCTAGAGTTGGCCCAGGAGGAGGCCAACAACCTATCAAACATTGTGCATTCTGACAATGTACGGCTTGAGCATGATGTGGCCTTCCTTAAGGCTGTATTAGATGATACTCAGAAG GAGCTGCATTCTACAAGAGGAGTTATTGCCGGGGAAAGAGCAAGGGCATTTCAACTACAG TATGAAGTTTTTCATCTCAAACAGAGATTGCAATCAATGGAAAATCGAGCATCTACTACACCCAGGAAACCGTTTCATGTCCAGTGA